A genomic region of Xanthomonas campestris pv. phormiicola contains the following coding sequences:
- a CDS encoding DUF4870 domain-containing protein, whose product MSEFDNVTAPPPPPAAAGPQEDRTVALITHLSGIIAGFIVPLIIWLVNKDNPAKAFLNDQAKEALNFQITVAIAYVICMVLSVIVIGGLLAPVVWVVNLVFCILAGIKANEGVAYRYPFALRLIK is encoded by the coding sequence ATGAGCGAATTCGACAACGTGACCGCACCGCCGCCGCCGCCGGCTGCCGCCGGCCCGCAGGAAGACCGTACGGTCGCCTTGATCACCCATCTGTCGGGCATCATCGCCGGCTTCATCGTGCCGCTGATCATCTGGCTGGTGAACAAGGACAACCCGGCCAAGGCGTTCCTCAACGACCAGGCCAAGGAAGCGCTGAACTTCCAGATCACCGTCGCCATCGCCTACGTGATCTGCATGGTGCTCAGCGTCATCGTGATCGGCGGGCTGCTGGCGCCGGTGGTGTGGGTGGTGAACCTGGTGTTCTGCATCCTGGCCGGGATCAAGGCCAACGAAGGCGTGGCCTACCGCTACCCGTTCGCGCTGCGCCTGATCAAGTAA
- a CDS encoding ribosome-associated protein → MRGRDEDTGEFRGDSRSQQRRAALEVLTLGEKLVALTPAQLAKLPVPESLIPHIEESKRITSHIAHKRQLAFLAKQMRREDDATLDAIREAMDANSDGARREVAAIHRVEDWRARLLADGDSALSELLGDYPEADRQRLRQLIRNAKEERLKNKPPHAYRELFRELRELVLGADSGLGTRDSGLEEADLDAIDTDPDERD, encoded by the coding sequence ATGCGCGGACGCGACGAAGACACCGGTGAATTCCGCGGCGACAGCCGCAGCCAGCAGCGCCGCGCGGCGCTGGAAGTGCTGACCCTGGGCGAGAAGCTGGTGGCGCTGACCCCGGCGCAGCTGGCCAAGCTGCCGGTGCCCGAATCGCTGATTCCGCATATCGAGGAAAGCAAGCGCATCACCTCGCACATCGCGCACAAGCGGCAGCTGGCGTTCCTGGCCAAGCAGATGCGCCGCGAGGACGACGCCACCCTGGACGCGATCCGCGAGGCGATGGACGCCAACAGCGACGGCGCGCGCCGCGAAGTGGCGGCGATCCACCGCGTCGAGGACTGGCGCGCGCGCCTGCTCGCCGACGGCGACAGCGCGCTGTCCGAACTGCTGGGCGACTACCCCGAGGCCGACCGCCAACGCCTGCGCCAGCTGATCCGCAACGCCAAGGAAGAGCGGCTGAAGAACAAGCCGCCGCATGCCTACCGGGAGTTGTTCCGGGAGTTGCGCGAGTTGGTGCTGGGGGCGGACTCGGGACTCGGGACTCGGGACTCGGGACTCGAAGAAGCGGACCTGGACGCGATCGACACCGATCCCGACGAGCGCGACTGA
- the pmbA gene encoding metalloprotease PmbA: MNAITSELRRDDSLERLERLSDIAERLLARARELGASQAEVSCSEDRGLDVNVRLGAVETVEATRDRGIGVTVYFGQRKGSASTADLHQSSLEATVAQACAIARYTEDDVAAGLADAALMARELPELDRWHPWALEAEEAIELALACETAGREADPRVANSDGASAGSSESLSVYANSHGFVGRERSTHHSIGCSLIAGHGDGMQRDHWYSSALAREDLEQPEAIGRRAAERTVARLQPRSLPTGELPVLFAAEMARSLVGHLLGAVSGGALYRRASFLLDSVGSRLFPDWFAIDELPHLRRGLRSAAFDGEGVATRAAPLIAGGVLQRYVLGSYSARKLGLQTTANAGGVHNLQVAANADDLATIAAGIPRGLLVTELMGNGVNPVTGDYSRGAGGFWIENGAIAYPVDEVTIAGNLREMFQRIEAVGRDIDVRSHVHIGAVLVGRMTVAGNS, from the coding sequence TTGAACGCGATCACTTCCGAACTGCGCCGCGACGACAGCCTGGAACGGCTGGAGCGCCTGTCCGACATCGCCGAGCGGCTGCTGGCGCGCGCGCGCGAACTCGGCGCCAGCCAGGCCGAGGTCAGCTGCAGCGAAGACCGCGGGCTGGACGTCAACGTGCGCCTGGGCGCGGTGGAAACGGTCGAGGCCACCCGCGACCGCGGGATCGGCGTCACCGTCTACTTCGGCCAGCGCAAGGGCAGCGCCAGCACCGCCGACCTGCACCAATCCAGCCTCGAGGCGACCGTCGCCCAGGCCTGCGCGATCGCCCGCTACACCGAGGACGACGTCGCCGCCGGGCTGGCCGACGCGGCGCTGATGGCGCGCGAGCTGCCCGAACTGGACCGCTGGCATCCGTGGGCGCTGGAGGCCGAGGAGGCGATCGAGCTGGCCCTGGCCTGCGAGACCGCCGGGCGCGAGGCCGACCCGCGCGTGGCCAATTCCGACGGCGCCTCGGCCGGCAGCAGCGAGAGCCTGTCGGTGTACGCCAACTCGCACGGCTTCGTCGGCCGCGAGCGCAGCACCCACCATTCGATCGGTTGCTCGCTGATCGCCGGCCACGGCGACGGCATGCAGCGCGACCATTGGTACAGCAGCGCGCTGGCGCGCGAGGACCTCGAACAGCCGGAAGCGATCGGCCGCCGCGCCGCCGAGCGCACCGTGGCGCGGCTGCAGCCGCGCTCGCTGCCCACCGGCGAGCTGCCGGTGCTGTTCGCGGCGGAGATGGCGCGCTCGCTGGTCGGGCACCTGCTCGGCGCGGTGTCCGGCGGCGCGCTGTACCGCCGCGCCAGCTTCCTGCTCGACAGCGTCGGCAGCCGCCTGTTCCCGGACTGGTTCGCGATCGACGAACTGCCGCACCTGCGCCGCGGGCTGCGCTCGGCCGCCTTCGACGGCGAGGGCGTGGCCACCCGCGCCGCGCCGCTGATTGCCGGCGGGGTGCTGCAGCGCTATGTGCTGGGCAGCTACTCGGCGCGCAAGCTCGGCCTGCAGACCACCGCCAACGCCGGCGGCGTGCACAACCTGCAGGTGGCGGCGAACGCGGACGACCTGGCCACGATCGCGGCGGGCATTCCGCGCGGCCTGCTGGTCACCGAACTGATGGGCAACGGCGTCAACCCGGTCACCGGCGATTACTCGCGCGGCGCCGGCGGCTTCTGGATCGAGAACGGCGCCATCGCCTACCCGGTGGACGAGGTCACCATCGCCGGCAACCTGCGCGAGATGTTCCAGCGCATCGAGGCGGTCGGCCGCGACATCGACGTGCGCTCGCACGTGCACATCGGCGCGGTGCTGGTCGGCAGGATGACGGTGGCCGGCAACTCCTGA
- a CDS encoding DUF1501 domain-containing protein, with protein MQLTRRRFLAASGAATLLSLWSGAALATPGAQTRLLVVLLRGALDGLHALVPQGDADYARLRGALAPPQTLALDGSFALHPALAFAHELYARKQWLPVVAVAPPYRQRSHFEAQDCLENGTARPSGASSGWLNRCAAALHGADALSVSTVTPLIMRGPGAVSSWSPPLPSAVNPILLQRLQPLYAADAQLADGFARAVRGQGMQVDSVKGGQLPQAMSAAAGFMAKADGPRIGFVEDSGWDTHGNQATVLQRKLAELDAGVRAFHDGAGASWERSVVAVVTEFGRTAAVNGTGGTDHGTGGVAFLAGGAIRGGRIAGDWPGLSPRALNEGRDLRATADLRGLFKHLLGAHLGVSDAALETQVFPGSGAVRAMDGLVASR; from the coding sequence ATGCAACTGACACGCCGCCGTTTTCTCGCCGCCAGCGGTGCGGCCACATTGTTGAGCCTGTGGTCCGGCGCCGCTCTGGCCACGCCGGGCGCGCAGACGCGACTGCTGGTGGTGCTGCTGCGCGGCGCGCTGGACGGCCTGCATGCGCTGGTGCCGCAGGGCGATGCGGACTACGCGCGGCTGCGCGGCGCGCTGGCGCCGCCGCAGACCCTGGCGCTGGACGGCAGTTTCGCGCTGCACCCGGCGCTGGCCTTCGCCCACGAACTGTATGCGCGCAAGCAGTGGCTGCCGGTGGTGGCGGTGGCGCCGCCGTATCGGCAACGCTCGCATTTCGAAGCGCAGGACTGCCTGGAAAACGGTACCGCGCGGCCCAGCGGCGCCTCCAGCGGCTGGCTCAACCGGTGTGCGGCGGCGCTGCACGGCGCCGACGCGCTCTCGGTGAGCACGGTGACGCCGTTGATCATGCGCGGTCCGGGCGCGGTCAGCAGTTGGTCGCCGCCGTTGCCGAGCGCGGTCAATCCGATCCTGCTGCAGCGGCTGCAGCCCCTGTACGCTGCAGATGCGCAACTGGCCGACGGCTTCGCGCGCGCGGTGCGCGGGCAGGGCATGCAGGTGGACAGCGTCAAGGGCGGGCAGCTGCCGCAGGCGATGAGCGCCGCCGCCGGCTTCATGGCCAAGGCCGACGGCCCGCGGATCGGCTTCGTCGAGGATTCGGGCTGGGACACGCACGGCAACCAGGCCACGGTGCTGCAGCGCAAGCTGGCCGAACTCGATGCCGGAGTGCGCGCGTTCCACGACGGTGCCGGCGCCAGCTGGGAGCGCAGCGTGGTCGCAGTGGTGACCGAGTTCGGGCGCACCGCGGCGGTCAACGGCACCGGCGGCACCGATCACGGCACCGGTGGCGTGGCCTTCCTGGCCGGCGGCGCGATCCGCGGCGGGCGCATTGCCGGCGACTGGCCGGGGCTGTCGCCGCGGGCCTTGAACGAGGGGCGCGACCTGCGCGCCACCGCCGACCTGCGCGGCCTGTTCAAGCATCTGCTGGGCGCACACCTGGGCGTGTCCGACGCGGCGCTGGAAACGCAGGTGTTTCCCGGCAGCGGTGCGGTGCGGGCGATGGACGGGCTGGTAGCGTCGCGCTGA
- a CDS encoding exodeoxyribonuclease VII small subunit: protein MPKKPLEEASPVARFEQSLEELEVLVEKMETGDLSLEQSLSAYERGVGLYRQCQQALEQAELRVRLLSDPEQPDSAEPFDPAPLHGG, encoded by the coding sequence ATGCCCAAGAAGCCATTAGAAGAAGCCTCCCCGGTCGCCCGCTTCGAGCAATCGCTCGAGGAGCTGGAAGTGCTGGTGGAGAAGATGGAAACCGGCGACCTGAGCCTGGAACAGTCGCTGAGCGCCTACGAGCGTGGCGTCGGCCTGTACCGGCAGTGCCAGCAGGCGCTGGAACAGGCCGAACTGCGCGTGCGCCTGCTCAGCGATCCGGAGCAGCCGGACAGCGCCGAGCCGTTCGATCCTGCCCCGCTCCATGGCGGCTGA
- a CDS encoding M35 family metallo-endopeptidase: MKHASLISAAIGFSLVGLMSAATAQSRLSRTTPPLQVELAPVADADGQYRGQVAVTVRNAGARGARVPRWELPLGELDASLFEIQRDGSTVDYVGRLVKRAAPRAEDYVTLQPGEARHAQIDLANAYELSRSGNYTIHLNASLQYAAFADGERMQRADGQAQTVSSAPLTLWLDGRGRAVRNDLMAGPQAVVNGINYTSCSTSQISTIGSAVNSARTYSQNAKTYLNGGSTGARYTSWFGAYDAGRYSTATSNFVNIDAAIDQNNGQVTINCGCSDSSYAYVYANQPYQIYVCNAFWSAPLTGTDSKAGTLIHEMSHFTVVAGTSDYAYGQSAARTLATSNPARAVKNADSHEYFAENTPAQN, from the coding sequence ATGAAACACGCATCCCTGATCTCGGCAGCCATCGGCTTCAGTCTGGTCGGCCTCATGTCTGCGGCCACGGCGCAATCGCGGCTGTCGCGCACCACCCCGCCGCTGCAGGTCGAACTGGCACCGGTCGCCGACGCCGACGGCCAGTACCGTGGGCAGGTCGCGGTCACCGTGCGCAACGCCGGCGCGCGCGGCGCGCGCGTGCCCAGGTGGGAGCTGCCGCTGGGCGAACTCGATGCCAGCCTGTTCGAGATCCAGCGCGACGGCAGCACGGTCGATTACGTCGGGCGCCTGGTCAAGCGCGCCGCTCCGCGCGCCGAGGATTACGTGACCCTGCAGCCGGGCGAAGCGCGGCACGCGCAGATCGATCTGGCCAACGCCTACGAACTGTCGCGCAGCGGCAACTACACCATCCACCTCAACGCGTCGCTGCAGTACGCCGCATTCGCCGACGGTGAGCGGATGCAGCGCGCCGACGGCCAGGCGCAGACCGTGTCCAGCGCACCGCTGACGCTGTGGCTGGACGGCCGCGGCCGCGCGGTGCGCAACGATCTGATGGCCGGTCCGCAGGCGGTGGTCAACGGCATCAACTACACCTCGTGCAGCACCAGCCAGATCAGCACCATCGGCAGCGCGGTGAACTCGGCGCGCACCTATTCGCAGAACGCCAAGACCTATCTCAACGGCGGCAGCACCGGCGCGCGCTACACCTCCTGGTTCGGTGCGTACGACGCCGGCCGCTACAGCACGGCCACCTCCAACTTCGTCAACATCGATGCGGCGATCGACCAGAACAACGGCCAGGTCACCATCAACTGCGGCTGCAGCGACAGCTCCTACGCCTATGTCTACGCCAACCAGCCGTACCAGATCTATGTCTGCAATGCGTTCTGGAGCGCACCGCTGACCGGCACCGATTCCAAGGCCGGCACGCTGATCCACGAGATGAGCCATTTCACCGTGGTCGCCGGTACTTCGGACTATGCCTACGGCCAGAGCGCGGCGCGGACCCTGGCCACCAGCAATCCGGCGCGTGCGGTGAAGAACGCCGACAGCCACGAGTACTTCGCCGAGAACACCCCGGCGCAGAACTGA
- a CDS encoding polyprenyl synthetase family protein, with the protein MAADAAFARWRQRVEAGLDAHLPAAAAAPQRLHAAMRHATLGGGKRMRPLLVYATGALFTADEARLDAPALAVELIHAYSLVHDDLPAMDDDALRRGRPTVHIAFDEATAILAGDALQSLAFALLAGADGADAALRVRWLQTLAEAAGAAGMCGGQALDIDATGTVQPLADLQRMHALKTGALIRASVRLGALGGGADAAALAQLDAFASALGLAFQVRDDILDIEASSEQLGKTAGKDAAQAKSTYPALLGMDGAKAKLTELAATMRDSLHGHGARADTLAALARLAVDRAH; encoded by the coding sequence ATGGCGGCTGACGCCGCGTTCGCGCGCTGGCGCCAGCGCGTGGAAGCCGGCCTGGATGCGCACCTGCCCGCCGCCGCGGCCGCGCCGCAGCGCCTGCACGCGGCGATGCGCCACGCCACCCTCGGCGGCGGCAAGCGCATGCGTCCGCTGCTGGTCTACGCCACTGGCGCGCTGTTCACCGCCGACGAAGCCCGACTGGATGCGCCGGCACTGGCGGTGGAACTGATCCACGCCTATTCGCTGGTGCACGACGATCTGCCGGCGATGGACGACGACGCCTTGCGCCGCGGCCGCCCGACCGTGCATATCGCCTTCGACGAGGCCACCGCGATCCTGGCCGGCGATGCGCTGCAGAGCCTGGCCTTCGCCCTGCTGGCCGGCGCCGACGGCGCCGATGCGGCCTTGCGCGTGCGCTGGCTGCAGACCCTGGCCGAGGCCGCGGGCGCGGCCGGCATGTGCGGCGGCCAGGCGCTGGACATCGACGCCACCGGCACGGTGCAGCCGCTGGCCGACCTGCAGCGCATGCACGCATTGAAGACCGGCGCGCTGATCCGCGCCAGCGTGCGCCTGGGCGCGCTCGGCGGCGGCGCCGACGCCGCCGCGCTGGCGCAGCTGGACGCCTTCGCCAGCGCGCTGGGCCTGGCATTCCAGGTGCGCGACGATATCCTCGACATCGAGGCCAGCTCCGAACAGCTCGGCAAGACCGCCGGCAAGGACGCGGCGCAGGCCAAGTCCACCTACCCGGCGCTGCTGGGCATGGACGGCGCCAAGGCCAAGCTCACCGAACTGGCGGCGACGATGCGCGACAGCCTGCACGGCCACGGCGCCCGCGCCGACACGCTGGCGGCGCTGGCGCGGCTGGCGGTGGATCGCGCGCACTGA
- a CDS encoding DUF1800 domain-containing protein, which yields MIRRETLSAANRFGLGARPGELASIGDPYAWLAAQVRAPPAAVPAMQGLPDSLDYLRREADYQRERRQARMQAPADAKPAQQAARGLYRQAQAQELAARYGAAVASADGFAERLVQFWSNHFAVSVDKRAAALYAAPMEREAIRPQCMGRFADLLLAVERHPAMLRYLDNANSIGPDSVLAQRAQRRAARQGLEAPPRRSGLNENLAREILELHTLGVDGGYTQADVTELARAITGWGVPAPRDFEQGAPDRAFVFRAPAHAAGSRQVLGRRYAEAGQEQGEAILAALARHPATARHVSLKLARHFVHDAPPPALVQRMADAWLRSDGHLPSVYRALIDSPEAWSAQARKFKPPQDFVLSALRAGGEWPQAPAQQKTVLGLLMRMGQPPFTPRSPAGYADVAAEWSGPDALWKRVQAAEALAGLVAPTDPLALAGSVFATSLDQDTASALRRAESPRDGVALLLASPAFQWRA from the coding sequence ATGATCCGTCGCGAAACCCTGAGTGCCGCGAACCGCTTCGGCCTGGGCGCACGCCCGGGCGAGCTGGCGAGCATCGGCGATCCGTACGCGTGGCTGGCCGCGCAGGTGCGCGCGCCGCCCGCTGCCGTTCCCGCCATGCAGGGCTTGCCCGACAGCCTGGACTATCTGCGCCGCGAAGCCGACTACCAGCGCGAACGGCGCCAGGCGCGGATGCAGGCGCCAGCGGATGCCAAGCCCGCGCAGCAGGCGGCGCGCGGCCTGTACCGGCAGGCGCAGGCGCAGGAGCTGGCGGCGCGCTACGGCGCCGCGGTCGCCAGCGCGGACGGCTTCGCCGAGCGTCTGGTGCAGTTCTGGTCCAACCATTTCGCGGTCTCGGTCGACAAGCGCGCGGCCGCGCTGTACGCCGCGCCGATGGAGCGCGAAGCGATCCGCCCGCAGTGCATGGGCCGTTTCGCCGACCTGTTGCTGGCGGTGGAGCGGCATCCGGCGATGCTGCGCTACCTGGACAACGCCAATTCGATCGGTCCCGACTCGGTGCTGGCGCAACGCGCGCAGCGCCGTGCGGCGCGGCAGGGCCTGGAGGCGCCGCCGCGCCGGTCCGGCCTCAACGAGAACCTGGCGCGCGAGATCCTGGAACTGCACACGCTGGGCGTGGACGGCGGCTATACCCAGGCCGACGTCACCGAGCTGGCGCGCGCGATCACTGGCTGGGGCGTGCCGGCGCCACGCGATTTCGAGCAGGGCGCGCCCGATCGCGCCTTCGTGTTTCGCGCCCCGGCGCATGCCGCCGGCAGCCGTCAGGTGCTGGGCCGGCGCTACGCCGAGGCCGGGCAGGAGCAGGGCGAGGCGATCCTGGCCGCATTGGCGCGGCACCCGGCCACCGCGCGGCATGTGTCGCTGAAGCTGGCGCGACATTTCGTCCATGACGCTCCGCCGCCGGCGCTGGTGCAGCGCATGGCCGACGCCTGGCTGCGCAGCGATGGGCATTTGCCCAGCGTGTACCGCGCGCTGATCGACAGTCCGGAGGCGTGGAGTGCGCAGGCGCGCAAGTTCAAGCCACCGCAGGATTTCGTGCTGTCGGCGCTGCGCGCCGGAGGTGAATGGCCGCAGGCGCCGGCGCAGCAGAAAACGGTGCTCGGCCTGCTGATGCGCATGGGGCAGCCGCCGTTCACGCCGCGCTCGCCGGCCGGCTATGCCGACGTGGCCGCCGAATGGAGCGGGCCGGATGCGCTGTGGAAGCGGGTGCAGGCGGCCGAGGCGCTGGCCGGGCTGGTCGCACCCACCGATCCGCTGGCGCTGGCCGGCAGCGTGTTCGCCACCAGCCTGGACCAGGACACCGCCAGTGCCTTGCGCCGCGCCGAATCGCCGCGCGACGGCGTGGCCTTGCTGCTGGCCAGCCCGGCCTTCCAATGGCGCGCCTGA
- the tldD gene encoding metalloprotease TldD — MTENALSLAETRLLLPAGLDATSLERAFGTLLGPGIDFGDLYFQHSRRESWSVEDGIVKDGAHSIEQGVGVRAISGEKTGFAYSDDIHRDALLAAAQSARAISRDGGAQPAQSLLRGNGRALYPALDPVDGMGNDLKVEMLRRLDQFLRAADPRVQQVMVGLSGGVDTVLVARSDGVLAADVRPLVRLNVQVIVEQDGRRESGHAGGGGRYGYEVLFADGRPEAFAKEALREALVNLEAVPAPAGVMPVVLGPGWPGVLLHEAVGHGLEGDFNRKGTSVYAGRIGQRVASPGVTIVDDGTLVGRRGSLNVDDEGTPTNCTTLIEDGVLVGYMQDSLNARLMGVAPTGNGRRESFAHLPMPRMTNTYMLAGQHDPEEMIRSVKKGLYAVNFGGGQVDITSGKYVFSATEAYLIEDGRITAPVKGATLIGNGPETMQKVRMIGHDLALDAGVGVCGKDGQSVPVGVGQPSLLIDGLTVGGTA, encoded by the coding sequence ATGACCGAAAACGCCCTCAGCCTCGCCGAAACCCGCCTGTTGCTTCCCGCCGGCCTGGATGCCACCAGCCTGGAGCGCGCCTTCGGCACGCTGCTCGGCCCCGGCATCGACTTCGGCGACCTGTATTTCCAGCATTCGCGGCGCGAGAGCTGGAGCGTGGAGGACGGCATCGTCAAGGACGGCGCCCATTCCATCGAACAGGGCGTGGGGGTACGCGCGATTTCCGGCGAGAAGACCGGTTTCGCCTACTCCGACGACATCCACCGCGACGCGCTGCTGGCCGCGGCGCAGTCGGCGCGGGCGATTTCACGCGACGGCGGCGCGCAGCCGGCGCAATCGCTGCTGCGCGGCAACGGGCGCGCGCTGTATCCGGCGCTGGACCCGGTGGACGGCATGGGCAACGACCTCAAGGTCGAGATGCTGCGGCGCCTGGACCAGTTCCTGCGCGCCGCCGATCCGCGCGTGCAGCAGGTGATGGTCGGCCTGTCCGGCGGCGTGGACACGGTGCTGGTGGCGCGCAGCGACGGCGTGCTCGCCGCCGACGTGCGCCCGCTGGTGCGGCTCAACGTGCAGGTGATCGTCGAACAGGACGGGCGCCGCGAGTCCGGCCATGCCGGCGGTGGCGGCCGCTACGGTTACGAGGTGCTGTTCGCCGACGGCCGCCCCGAGGCCTTCGCCAAGGAAGCCTTGCGCGAGGCGCTGGTGAACCTGGAGGCGGTGCCGGCCCCGGCCGGGGTGATGCCGGTGGTGCTCGGTCCCGGCTGGCCCGGCGTGCTGCTGCACGAGGCGGTCGGGCATGGCCTGGAAGGCGACTTCAATCGCAAGGGCACCAGTGTCTATGCCGGCCGCATCGGCCAGCGCGTGGCCTCGCCGGGCGTGACCATCGTCGACGACGGCACCCTCGTCGGCCGCCGCGGCTCGCTGAACGTGGACGACGAAGGCACGCCGACCAACTGCACCACGCTGATCGAGGACGGCGTGCTGGTGGGCTATATGCAGGACTCGCTGAACGCGCGGCTGATGGGCGTGGCGCCGACCGGCAACGGCCGCCGCGAATCGTTCGCGCACCTGCCGATGCCGCGCATGACCAATACCTACATGCTGGCCGGCCAGCACGATCCGGAAGAGATGATCCGCTCGGTGAAGAAGGGCCTGTACGCGGTCAATTTTGGCGGCGGCCAGGTCGACATCACCAGCGGCAAGTACGTGTTCTCGGCGACCGAGGCCTACCTGATCGAGGACGGCAGGATCACCGCGCCGGTGAAGGGCGCCACCCTGATCGGCAACGGCCCGGAAACCATGCAGAAGGTGCGCATGATCGGCCACGACCTGGCGCTGGACGCGGGCGTGGGCGTATGCGGCAAGGACGGGCAGAGCGTGCCGGTCGGCGTCGGCCAGCCGTCGCTGCTGATCGACGGGCTGACCGTGGGCGGGACCGCTTGA